Proteins co-encoded in one Kutzneria chonburiensis genomic window:
- a CDS encoding thiopeptide-type bacteriocin biosynthesis protein — translation MGSIEPMVSVAGRRVPLAEFIADCLDPAGDEELVAARLTFLAGGLDALRTAGAPRWTQVGLAGIAAGLYPALRDDVEQLLADGEITDFLFTHGSPGMRVRFAAAPGRATQVRAEVRRLAARWRRRGLVAEAVPGVYEPEAHLFGGPDSMRHAYQLFTVDSLFWLRLHSADGFGSLSDSAPAWVVSLRMLRAVFDGLQITGWEDRDVWARVREITGGEAGMPTEELVGWWTGDEDLLSRLPEPTRELLARHEERVTPVLDRWRAEYFATDQARVGPREAAAYHVVQHWNRAKLGPARQARILDALVGRRAG, via the coding sequence GTGGGGTCGATCGAACCCATGGTATCGGTGGCCGGCCGCCGCGTGCCGCTGGCCGAGTTCATCGCCGACTGCCTCGACCCCGCCGGGGACGAGGAGCTGGTCGCGGCCCGGCTGACCTTCCTGGCCGGCGGGCTGGACGCGCTGCGCACGGCGGGCGCGCCGCGCTGGACGCAGGTCGGCCTGGCCGGCATCGCCGCCGGGCTGTACCCGGCGCTGCGCGACGACGTCGAGCAGCTGCTGGCCGACGGCGAGATCACCGACTTCCTGTTCACGCACGGATCGCCGGGCATGCGGGTGCGGTTCGCGGCCGCGCCGGGTCGGGCCACTCAGGTACGGGCCGAGGTGCGTCGGCTGGCGGCGCGCTGGCGGCGGCGCGGTCTGGTGGCCGAGGCGGTGCCCGGCGTGTACGAGCCGGAGGCGCACCTGTTCGGCGGCCCCGATTCGATGCGGCACGCCTATCAGCTGTTCACCGTGGATTCGCTGTTCTGGCTTCGTCTGCACAGTGCTGATGGCTTCGGGTCCCTCAGCGACAGCGCACCGGCCTGGGTGGTGTCGTTGCGCATGCTGCGCGCGGTCTTCGACGGCCTCCAGATCACCGGCTGGGAGGACCGTGACGTGTGGGCCCGGGTACGGGAGATCACCGGCGGCGAGGCCGGGATGCCCACCGAGGAGCTGGTCGGTTGGTGGACCGGCGACGAGGACCTGCTGTCCCGGCTGCCCGAGCCGACCCGGGAGCTGTTGGCCCGGCACGAGGAACGGGTGACGCCGGTGCTGGACCGGTGGCGGGCCGAGTACTTCGCCACCGACCAGGCCCGGGTCGGGCCGCGCGAGGCGGCGGCGTACCACGTGGTGCAGCACTGGAACCGAGCCAAGCTCGGTCCGGCGCGACAGGCCCGCATCCTGGACGCACTGGTCGGTCGCCGTGCCGGATGA
- a CDS encoding pyridoxamine 5'-phosphate oxidase family protein: MLALSEIAPAFVAMAHRIVWCTVSTVDGANRPRSRVLHPFWEWDGARLTGWIATMQTGPKKAHLEHSAYTACNYWAQDHDTCLAECRATWEQDAVVKERVWRLFADAPEPLGYDPGGIGVPGWDGPSSPAFSVLRLDPWRIRVLTGEQLATGKKAAVWRG, translated from the coding sequence ATGCTTGCGCTCAGTGAGATCGCACCCGCATTCGTGGCCATGGCTCACCGGATCGTGTGGTGCACGGTGTCGACCGTGGACGGCGCCAACCGGCCCCGCTCGCGCGTGCTGCACCCGTTCTGGGAGTGGGACGGGGCCCGCCTGACCGGCTGGATCGCCACCATGCAGACCGGGCCGAAGAAGGCTCACCTGGAACACAGCGCGTACACGGCGTGCAACTACTGGGCCCAGGACCATGACACCTGTCTGGCCGAGTGCCGGGCGACCTGGGAGCAGGACGCGGTGGTCAAGGAGCGGGTGTGGCGGCTGTTCGCCGACGCCCCCGAGCCGCTGGGCTACGACCCCGGCGGCATCGGCGTGCCGGGCTGGGACGGCCCTTCCTCGCCGGCGTTCTCGGTGCTGAGGCTGGATCCGTGGCGGATCCGGGTGCTCACCGGCGAGCAGCTGGCGACCGGCAAGAAGGCGGCGGTGTGGCGGGGTTGA
- a CDS encoding FAD-binding oxidoreductase: protein MGNQAGGTAISDRHAADVAALRAQYDALPPGTPVRLRKPTSNLFRFRDANAHPGLDVSRFNQVLSVDPSTRTAQVGGMTTYEDLADATLRHGLMPHVVPQLKTITLGGAVSGLGIESSSFRNGLPHESVREMEILTGDGRVVVARADNEHAELFSGFPNSYGTLGYSLRLEIDLQPVKPFVRLRHVRFDNAHDCAAAIARICAERSYDGEAVEFIDGTVFSRGAMFLTLGDFVDTAPYTSDYTGQQIYYKSIPFKQTDYLTVRDYLWRWDTDWFWCSKALGVQDPFVRRFVPRKYLRSDVYRKIVALDRHYGLSRRVETLLHGYPSEPVIQDIEVPVDRLPEFLEFFDKEIGISPVWLCPLQVTDDRPWPLYPLDPKTLYVNVGFWSGVRLGFGDEEGVYNRRIERVVAELGGHKSLYSDSYYPPEEFWRFYNGEAYRAVKRDYDPANRLPDLYDKCVRGR from the coding sequence GTGGGCAACCAAGCAGGTGGGACGGCGATTTCCGACCGACATGCCGCGGACGTCGCGGCGTTGCGGGCGCAGTACGACGCGCTGCCGCCGGGCACACCGGTGCGGCTGCGCAAGCCGACCTCGAACCTGTTCCGGTTCCGTGACGCCAACGCCCATCCCGGGCTGGACGTCAGCCGGTTCAACCAGGTGCTGAGCGTCGACCCTTCGACGCGCACCGCCCAGGTCGGCGGCATGACCACGTACGAGGACCTGGCCGACGCGACCTTGCGGCACGGCCTGATGCCGCACGTGGTGCCGCAGCTGAAGACGATCACGCTCGGTGGCGCCGTCTCCGGCCTCGGTATCGAGTCCTCCTCCTTCCGCAACGGCCTGCCGCACGAGTCCGTGCGCGAGATGGAGATCCTCACCGGCGACGGCCGGGTCGTGGTCGCCCGGGCCGACAACGAGCACGCCGAGCTGTTCTCCGGCTTCCCCAACTCGTACGGCACGCTCGGCTACTCGCTGCGCCTGGAGATCGACCTCCAGCCGGTCAAGCCGTTCGTGCGGCTGCGGCACGTGCGTTTCGACAACGCCCACGACTGCGCCGCCGCGATCGCCCGCATCTGCGCCGAGCGCTCGTACGACGGCGAAGCCGTCGAATTCATCGACGGCACCGTGTTCAGCCGCGGCGCGATGTTCCTGACGCTGGGCGACTTCGTCGACACCGCCCCGTACACCAGCGACTACACCGGTCAGCAGATCTACTACAAGTCCATCCCGTTCAAGCAGACCGATTACCTGACCGTGCGGGACTATCTGTGGCGCTGGGACACCGACTGGTTCTGGTGCTCCAAGGCGCTGGGCGTGCAGGACCCGTTCGTGCGCCGGTTCGTGCCGCGCAAGTACCTGCGCTCCGACGTCTACCGCAAGATCGTCGCGTTGGACCGGCACTACGGCCTGAGCCGGCGCGTGGAGACCCTGCTGCACGGGTATCCCAGTGAGCCGGTGATCCAGGACATCGAGGTGCCGGTGGACCGGCTGCCCGAGTTCCTGGAGTTCTTCGACAAGGAGATCGGCATCAGCCCGGTGTGGCTGTGCCCGCTCCAGGTCACCGACGACCGGCCGTGGCCGCTGTACCCGCTCGACCCGAAGACGCTGTACGTCAACGTGGGGTTCTGGTCGGGCGTGCGGCTCGGGTTCGGCGACGAGGAGGGCGTCTACAACCGGCGCATCGAGCGGGTGGTCGCCGAGCTCGGCGGGCACAAGTCGCTGTACTCCGACTCGTACTACCCGCCGGAGGAGTTCTGGCGGTTCTACAACGGCGAGGCGTACCGGGCGGTGAAGCGGGACTACGACCCGGCGAACCGCCTGCCCGACCTGTATGACAAGTGTGTCCGAGGGCGCTAG
- a CDS encoding DUF3558 family protein — translation MRRALVFGLAALALAGCSATSDANPAPVKLDDLDLKPYVAKPCSLLTDDQRSDLGLTRPPVDHSTGPGIGTCFLTAGETDRTVTLEVATDWPDPSKIPDKIKIAGYPAVEIKGPTTCKVQVSVGGKQQISGFATGPKACHSAENVATSAIGTIKQHSP, via the coding sequence TTGAGACGGGCGCTGGTGTTCGGCCTAGCGGCCCTTGCACTGGCCGGCTGTTCGGCGACTTCTGACGCGAACCCGGCCCCGGTGAAACTGGACGATCTCGACCTGAAGCCCTACGTGGCCAAGCCGTGCTCGCTGCTGACCGATGACCAGCGGTCGGATCTGGGCCTGACCAGGCCGCCGGTGGATCACTCGACCGGGCCGGGCATCGGGACCTGTTTCCTGACCGCGGGCGAGACGGACCGGACAGTGACCCTGGAGGTGGCGACCGACTGGCCCGATCCGTCGAAGATCCCGGACAAGATCAAGATTGCCGGCTACCCGGCGGTGGAGATCAAGGGCCCCACCACCTGCAAGGTCCAGGTGAGCGTGGGCGGCAAGCAGCAGATCTCCGGGTTCGCCACCGGACCGAAAGCCTGCCATTCGGCTGAAAACGTTGCGACTTCGGCGATAGGGACGATCAAACAGCACAGCCCGTGA
- a CDS encoding chitinase, which produces MPCTRSLLTSALALGLVGLAAPAAHAAPHTLPAHFAAPYLELSDSSAGLMAEDMQSSGVSHYTLAFLIPQNGCTPQWEAGGTPVGAYASEIKDLQSKGGDVIISFGGAQGGELAQTCTSVEDLTAAYANVVKTYGVNRLDFDIEGDVLGDSAANERRNQALAALQQQNPEVQVDYTLAVAPDGLPGTEMGVLQDAKAKGVNVSTVDIMAMDFGDGENALNDALSAAKATSAQLAGLYGISGDEAYGRLGVTPIAGKNDDNETFSQDDASKLADFAKSNGVQLLAFWEVASYDKATGYAYSKIFNQIGGGAA; this is translated from the coding sequence ATGCCCTGCACGCGATCCCTGCTCACCAGCGCGCTGGCGCTGGGGCTGGTCGGCCTCGCCGCGCCGGCCGCCCACGCCGCGCCACACACGCTGCCCGCGCACTTCGCCGCGCCGTACCTGGAGCTGTCCGACTCCAGCGCCGGCCTCATGGCCGAGGACATGCAGTCCAGCGGCGTCAGCCATTACACGTTGGCGTTCCTGATACCGCAGAACGGCTGCACCCCGCAGTGGGAGGCCGGCGGCACGCCGGTCGGGGCGTATGCCTCGGAGATCAAGGATCTCCAGTCCAAGGGCGGCGACGTGATCATCTCCTTCGGTGGCGCGCAGGGTGGCGAGCTGGCCCAGACCTGCACCTCCGTCGAGGACCTGACCGCCGCCTACGCCAACGTGGTCAAGACGTACGGCGTGAACCGGCTGGACTTCGACATCGAGGGCGACGTGCTCGGCGACTCCGCGGCCAACGAGCGTCGCAACCAGGCGCTGGCCGCCTTGCAGCAACAGAACCCGGAAGTACAGGTGGATTACACCCTCGCGGTAGCGCCGGATGGTTTGCCCGGCACTGAGATGGGCGTGCTTCAGGACGCCAAAGCCAAGGGTGTCAACGTTTCCACGGTTGACATCATGGCCATGGACTTCGGCGACGGCGAGAACGCCCTGAACGACGCATTGTCGGCGGCCAAGGCCACCAGTGCCCAACTTGCTGGCCTGTACGGGATTTCCGGTGACGAGGCGTACGGGCGGCTCGGTGTCACGCCCATCGCCGGCAAGAACGACGACAACGAGACCTTCAGCCAGGACGACGCCTCGAAGCTGGCCGACTTCGCCAAGTCCAACGGTGTGCAGCTGCTGGCCTTCTGGGAGGTCGCCAGCTATGACAAGGCCACCGGCTACGCGTATTCGAAGATCTTCAACCAGATCGGTGGTGGTGCCGCGTGA
- a CDS encoding aminoglycoside phosphotransferase family protein has protein sequence MIDVPEAFARSTAERAGEAGRAWLRALPNIAADLLQRWSCVLDGPVRHGAVGVVLPVRRNGSSAAIKVSFPHPGNVDQPDAFAAWNGRGAVRLYERDDARFAMLLERAGPGSLADVADNDKAVTTLGELSRRLAVPAPPGLPRIRDEVAGWEAEILAASSLPRRVVDAAVAALRELDHPDTVVHGDLHDANVLSSDREPWLAIDPKGLAGDPAYDAFTVIHSPRLLLTSGHLRALDIFCEAAEIDRERARRWALVRTARAVLLGHRHGPKWLVDAGERLVGTLLD, from the coding sequence ATGATCGATGTGCCGGAGGCCTTCGCCCGCTCGACGGCTGAGCGTGCGGGCGAGGCCGGTCGGGCTTGGCTCCGCGCACTGCCGAATATTGCCGCTGACCTGCTGCAACGCTGGTCATGCGTGCTCGACGGGCCGGTTCGCCATGGTGCCGTCGGGGTGGTGCTGCCGGTACGTCGGAACGGCTCATCGGCCGCGATCAAGGTGTCCTTTCCACACCCCGGCAACGTCGACCAGCCCGACGCCTTCGCCGCGTGGAATGGTCGCGGCGCGGTCCGTCTGTACGAGCGTGACGACGCCCGGTTCGCGATGCTGCTCGAACGGGCCGGGCCCGGTTCGCTCGCCGACGTCGCAGATAACGACAAGGCCGTTACTACGCTGGGCGAATTGTCGCGGCGGCTGGCCGTCCCCGCGCCGCCCGGGCTGCCGCGGATCCGGGACGAGGTCGCCGGCTGGGAGGCCGAGATCCTGGCCGCCTCGTCCCTGCCCCGACGCGTGGTTGATGCGGCCGTCGCCGCGCTGCGCGAACTCGATCATCCCGACACCGTGGTGCACGGCGATCTGCACGACGCCAACGTGTTGTCCTCGGACCGTGAACCCTGGCTGGCCATCGATCCCAAGGGGCTGGCCGGCGATCCGGCCTACGACGCCTTCACCGTGATCCACAGTCCCCGCCTGTTGCTCACATCCGGCCATCTGCGGGCGTTGGACATCTTCTGCGAGGCGGCGGAAATCGATCGCGAACGGGCGCGGCGCTGGGCGCTGGTGCGCACCGCCCGTGCCGTGCTGTTGGGGCACCGGCACGGTCCGAAATGGCTGGTCGACGCCGGTGAACGTCTCGTGGGGACGCTGCTCGACTGA
- a CDS encoding nitrilase-related carbon-nitrogen hydrolase, producing MAKLTAAVVQAAAPLFDTRGALSRAESLIREARAEVVVLPEAFLGGYPKGLDFDITVGRRTDAGRELFRRYLEAAIEIPGPEVDALAAVTRDLRCHAVVGAVERRGATLYCVALFFGPTGYLGLHRKLMPTAAERYLWGQGDGSTLPVIDTGAARLGAAICWENYMPLFRTTMYAKGVDLWCAPTVDDRDQWQASMRHVALEGRCFVLSANQFLRREGVPAELHRHDMGPVLINGGSVIVSPLGEVLAGPLRDCEGILTAELDLDDLPRARFDFDAVGHYARPDVFSLRVDETARNAVTGLGA from the coding sequence ATGGCCAAGTTGACCGCCGCCGTCGTGCAGGCCGCCGCCCCGCTGTTCGACACGCGCGGGGCGTTATCCCGGGCCGAGAGTCTCATCCGCGAGGCCCGGGCGGAGGTGGTGGTGCTGCCGGAGGCGTTCCTCGGCGGTTACCCCAAGGGCCTGGACTTCGACATCACCGTCGGCCGGCGCACCGACGCCGGCCGTGAGCTGTTCCGGCGCTACCTCGAAGCGGCCATCGAGATCCCCGGCCCCGAGGTCGACGCGCTCGCTGCCGTCACCCGCGACCTGCGCTGCCACGCCGTGGTCGGCGCGGTCGAACGGCGCGGCGCGACCCTGTACTGCGTGGCGCTGTTCTTCGGGCCGACCGGCTATCTCGGTCTGCACCGCAAGCTGATGCCGACCGCCGCCGAGCGTTACCTGTGGGGGCAGGGCGACGGCTCCACCCTTCCCGTGATCGACACCGGCGCGGCGAGGCTGGGCGCGGCGATCTGCTGGGAGAACTACATGCCGCTGTTCCGCACCACCATGTACGCCAAGGGCGTCGACCTGTGGTGCGCGCCGACCGTTGATGATCGCGACCAGTGGCAGGCCAGCATGCGGCACGTCGCGTTGGAGGGTCGGTGCTTCGTGTTGAGCGCCAACCAGTTCCTGCGCCGCGAGGGCGTTCCCGCCGAGCTGCACCGGCACGACATGGGGCCGGTGCTGATCAACGGCGGGTCGGTGATCGTGTCCCCGCTCGGCGAGGTGCTGGCCGGTCCGCTGCGGGACTGCGAGGGCATCCTCACCGCCGAGCTCGACCTCGACGACCTGCCGCGCGCCCGCTTCGACTTCGACGCCGTCGGCCACTACGCCCGGCCGGACGTGTTCAGCCTGCGGGTGGACGAGACGGCGCGAAACGCGGTGACCGGCCTCGGGGCATGA
- a CDS encoding SAM-dependent methyltransferase — protein MRLAELFSRTLKADGRIEFVAYDGSRSGPADAEVRIEIRSPFALSYLASAPGELGLARAYVTGHLEVVGDLYKTFHMLGDIELGKLDAKTTMELVALLAKHRFWWPVSPPPYEARQKGWRHSKSRDAQAISHHYDVSNRFYEWVLGPSMAYTCAVYPTDDASLETAQFTKFDLVSRKLGLTEGMRLLDVGCGWGGMVMHAAEHYGVKALGVTLSRSQAEWAQKAIVERGLQDLAEVRFMDYRDVPESGFDAISSIGLTEHIGAANLPSYFSSLYDKLRTGGRLLNHCITRPSDDFPFKAGGFITRYIFPDGELEGPGYLMSRMNEAGFEIRHSENIREHYAKTLGGWCANLDAHWDEAVEEVGLPKARIWRLYLAACQWGFDANNIQLHQILGVKLDGTTSHMPLRPNWEPPQA, from the coding sequence ATGCGGCTAGCGGAGCTGTTCAGCCGGACGCTCAAGGCGGACGGCCGGATCGAGTTCGTCGCCTACGACGGCAGCCGGTCCGGACCGGCCGACGCCGAGGTCCGCATCGAGATCAGGTCCCCGTTCGCGCTGTCGTACCTGGCATCCGCGCCCGGCGAGCTCGGTCTGGCGCGGGCGTACGTGACCGGGCACCTCGAGGTGGTCGGCGACCTGTACAAGACGTTCCACATGCTCGGCGACATCGAGCTGGGCAAGCTGGACGCCAAGACCACCATGGAGCTGGTGGCGCTGCTGGCCAAGCACCGGTTCTGGTGGCCGGTCAGCCCGCCGCCGTACGAGGCCCGGCAGAAGGGGTGGCGGCACTCCAAGAGCCGGGACGCGCAGGCCATCTCGCACCACTACGACGTGTCCAACCGGTTCTACGAGTGGGTGCTCGGGCCGTCCATGGCCTACACCTGCGCGGTGTACCCGACCGACGATGCCTCGCTGGAGACCGCCCAGTTCACCAAGTTCGACCTGGTGTCGCGCAAGCTCGGGCTGACCGAGGGCATGCGGCTGCTGGACGTCGGCTGCGGCTGGGGCGGCATGGTCATGCACGCCGCCGAGCACTACGGCGTCAAGGCCCTCGGTGTCACGCTGTCCCGTTCGCAGGCCGAGTGGGCGCAGAAGGCCATCGTCGAGCGGGGTCTGCAGGACCTGGCCGAGGTCCGGTTCATGGACTACCGCGACGTGCCCGAGAGCGGCTTCGACGCGATCAGCTCCATCGGCCTCACCGAGCACATCGGCGCGGCCAACCTGCCGTCGTACTTCTCTTCGCTGTACGACAAGCTGCGTACCGGCGGGCGGCTGCTCAACCACTGCATCACCCGGCCAAGCGATGACTTCCCGTTCAAGGCCGGCGGTTTCATCACCCGCTACATCTTCCCGGACGGCGAGCTCGAGGGCCCCGGCTACCTGATGTCGCGGATGAACGAGGCCGGCTTCGAGATCCGGCACTCGGAGAACATCCGGGAGCACTACGCCAAGACGCTCGGCGGCTGGTGCGCCAACCTGGACGCGCACTGGGACGAGGCCGTCGAGGAGGTCGGGCTGCCCAAGGCCCGCATCTGGCGCCTCTACCTGGCCGCATGCCAGTGGGGCTTCGACGCCAACAACATCCAGCTGCACCAGATTCTCGGCGTGAAGCTGGACGGCACCACCTCGCACATGCCCCTGCGCCCCAATTGGGAACCCCCGCAGGCGTGA